The sequence TTGTTTCAGCAGGCTGAATTGTCGTTTTGGTTATGACGTCATGTTGGGGCCGAAAATCATCCGTATTGGCCGAAATTGAGGGTTTCGAATCGGCCGGTCCTGCCTGAAACTCGGCGCATGATCCGTGTCTTGGCCGCCGCATTGCTGTTGGGTTCCGCGCCCCTTCACGCGCAGTTGACCAACCTGCTGCCGAAGGATGCGCCGAAACAGGTGGAGGCCACCGAAACTCCGCAGCAGGTCCGCGACCGCTGGCAGGCGTGGCTCACCGAGGCGAGGGCCCAACTGGTGCGTCTGGACGATCCGGCGGCCGAGAGCCAGTTGCCACCGGGGGTGAATACCTCGGAGTATGCCGAGCGCCGGCGGGACGTGCAGCAGACGGTGGCGTCGCTGGAGCGTTCTTTGAAAAGTGTCTCGGTGTTGAACGACAGCGTGAAAGAGGCCACCCGCGCCCGGGAGGCCCGCGCGGCCTGGCATGGCTTCAAGGACACTCCGCCCTATTCGGTGTTGATGGTGGACGAGTTGCGGAACCAGCGCGACGTCGCCCGCGAGAAGAAGACCACCGCGGAGTCCTCGATCAGCCTGCTCGAGCACCTGGTGGACGAGGCCCGCCAGCTTTCCGCCACCAACGATGCCGATGTCCGCCGCGCCCAGGATGCCGCGTCCTCGAACGAGAAGGACATGGCGGCGAAATGGCGGCTGGATTCGGTGAAGATCCGCCAGCGGATGCTGGTGGTGCGCATCGAGTCCGCCACGGCGGGCATCGAGGTCCAGCGTAACGATCTCGCCGCCGCCGGGGACGATCTTTCGCTGGCGGAGATCCAGATCAACGCGGCCGCGCCGCAGCAGGCCTTCCTGAAGGGGGATCTCGACAAGATCCGCAAGGCCGCCGCTGACCGCCAAGCCGCGCTGAAGAAAGAGGTCGATGGCCTCGACAAGCGCCGCCGCTCGATCCTGGCCGACCGCCGCAAGCTCGAGCCCGCGCCCGGCGCGGATGGCAAGGTGCCGCCGGTGGACGAGCTGACCCAGCTCCGCCTCGATTCCGCCCAGGACCGCGCCGACGCGTTGGAGTTCTCCGCGGACCTGCTCGGCTCGCTCGGGCAGTTGGAGAACCAGCTCCTGGACGCCTACGACGCGCGCAACACCCTGATGACCTCGCAGGACGCGGATGCCCGCGCCGCCGCCCTCAAGACACTGGGCGACATCGTCGGCCGCGTCGGCCCGTGGGGCGTCTATGTCGACAACCAGTTCAACCTCGCCGGGGCGAAACTCCGCAGCCAGGAAGCGCGTGCCGCCTCGCTCGCCGCCGGCGACCCGAAGCTCCAGCCGATCAACGAGGCCCGCGACGCCCTCGGCGAGCAGATGGCGGTGATCCAGCGGGTGAAGCAGAATGTCGACCTCGCCAGCCGCCTGATCCACCGCTGGCAGGAGGACTACGATGCCCATGTCCAGAAGCAGTCGCTGGGCGAGCGGACCTCGTCGTTTTTCCGCTCGGTGTGGCGTGGGGTTCGGAGCACCTGGCAGTTCGAGGTTTTCCACGTCGACAACAAGGGGGTCACGCTCGGCCGCCTGATCATCGCGCTGGCGCTGTTCGGATTCGGCTATTTCGTGGCCTCGCGGGTGACCCAGCGGCTCCAGCGGGTGGTGGTGGCCCGCGGCCGGGTGGCGGAGGCGCAGGCCGGCACGCTGCGGCGGTGGCTGATGGTGCTGCTCGGGTTCTTCCTGGTGGTGGGGACGCTGCAGGTGATGAAGATCCCGCTCACGGTGTTCGCGTTCTTCGGGGGCGCGCTCGCCATCGGCCTCGGTTTCGGCACCCAGACGCTGATCAAGAACTTCATCAGCGGCATCATCATGCTGTTCGAGCGGAACATCCGGGTGGGGGACATCGTCGATGTCAGCGGCTCGGTCGGCACGGTGACGGAGATCAACACCCGCTCCTCGGTGATCCGCAGCGGCGACGGCCTCGAAACGATCGTGCCGAACTCGATGTTCCTCGAAAACAAGATCACCAACTGGACCCACAGCAACCGCCGGTTGCGCCGCAGCATCCGCCTCGGGGTGGCCTACGGGGCCTCCAGCCAGAAGGTCTCGGAGATCCTCCTGGATTGCGCCAGCCGCCACGGCCGGGTGCTGAAGGATCCGGAGCCGCTGGCCTTGTTCGAGGACTTCGGCGAGAACGTGTTGGTGTTCTCGCTCTACTTTTGGGTCGAGCTGGCGGGGAACACCAACGCGGCGGTGGTTTCCAGCGACCTGCGGTTCATGATCGAGAAGCGGCTCAATGACGCCGGGATCGAGATTCCTTCCCCGCAGAAAGACCTGAAGTTCACGACGGACGCGCCGCTCCGGGTGGAGTGGGCACCGCGCGGGGAGGAGTGATCAAGCGTAGCCGGAAGCTCTGCTTTCGGATTGTCCCGGATGGCTCCAGTCATCCGGCGGGAAGGCTTGTTCGGCCTGAGCGGCCACCGCCAACTGGAGCTGGCGGATACATTCTGAAAGCGGAGCTTTCAGCTACCATGTGCCCTACGGGCACCTCACGGCACGCGGAAGACCTCGCCGGTGGAGGGGTCCTTGGCGAGCTTGCCGCTCTTGATGCCCTCGACGTCGATCACGTTGTAGGGCGGGTAGGGGCTGAGCACCCGGTTCGGGTTCGCCGTCTTGGTGGCGGTCGGGTAGCTCTTTTTGGTGGAAGAGCCGGAACCGCTGCCACTTGAGGACGGCGGGTTGGAGCCGCGGCTGCCGGAGGGCGGGTTTTCGGTGTAGCTGCCGCCGTCGCTGGAGGAGCCGTAGGGGTCGCCGGAACGGCTGGAACCATCGCCACTGCCACCGTTGTAGCCATCCCCGCGTCCGCCGCCGTAGCTGCCCCCGTAGGGATTGCTGTAGCCCTGGGAATCGCCACCGTATGGATCGCCGTAGCCATCACCCCGTTGCGGGTTGGGGCGCTGGGGGCGCACGTCGTAAGGGCTCGGCTGCCAGCCGATCGGCGGACCGTAGGGGTCGCAGGAGGTCAGCAGGAGGCCCCCGGCCAGCGCGGCCGTGGTGAGGGACAAGCGGGTCATCATGTTCATGGAACGTCGATGCGGATGGGTTTATTCACCGGACAGCGTCGGCCGGGTGATCAGGTGCTTGGAAAAGATGGCGAGCTTTCGCGCTTTGGAAAGGCGGTATCTACGGTCGAATACGCGGAATCCATCGCGTTTCATCTTCCCGAGGAGGGTCCGGTAGGTGTCCTCCATGATCGCGGCGGGCACCAGCGCGGCGCGGTCGGCGGCCGGCAGGGTGGCGTGGATCGCCTTGGCTTCCTGGTAGAAGGCCTCGGTGCGCTCGGCCTGATAGGCCATCATGGCGAGGAAGCGGCCGTCGTGGACGCGCCCGACGAGGTCGCGCTCGGTGTATTGGAAACGGGCGAGGTCGGCGAGCGGCAGGTAGATCCGCAGCTCGTTGGAAAGGTCTTCGCCCACGTCGCGCAGGATGTTGGTGAGCTGGAGGGCGTGGCCGAGGGCCACGGCGAAGCGGTCGGCGTCCGGGTGGGTGCAGCCGAAGAGGCGGACCGAGACGAGTCCCACGGCGCAGGCGACCTTCCAGGTGTATTTCGAGAGGTCTTCCCAGGTGCCGAAGCGCTGCGGGCGGAGGTCCATCTTGCAGCCTTCGATGATGGCCACCAGCAGCTCGGTGGGGAGCTGGCGGGCATCGCGCAGGCCGATCACCTCGCGCTGGAACGGGGTGGGGTCGGCGAAACCGTTTTCCAAGCCGTCCTTCCAGGCATTGAGGGCGGCCTCGCGCTTGGCGGGAGCCACGGCCTGGTCATCGGCGAGGTCGTCGACCACGCGGCAAAAGGCGTAGAAGACGACCATGTCGTCCCGGCGTTCCTTCGGCAGGATGCCCAGCGCGAAGGCGAGGTTGGATTTCGCCTTGCGGGTGATTTCGGAGGAAACGACGGACATGAATCAGCGGATGAAACCCCAATGTTTGGTGGTGACCGGCCAGAGCGAGAACAGGGCCGGACCCACCAGATTGAATTCTTTCACGGTGCCCCAGTAGCGGGAATCGAGCGAATTGCCGCTGTTGTCGCCCAGCGCGCAGTATTCGCGCATGCCGCGCGGGGCGTCGACCGCGAGGGTCATGCTGTCGGTTTCGCGGAGGAGCTTGGGATTGGGATAGTGGTCTGCGTTGGCGAGCGAGTATCCCTTCTGGCCGGGGCGGTTCCAGAGTGGCAGGTTGTAGACGTTCTCGAAGCCCCGCTCATGGGCGATCTGGCCACTGATCAGCACGTTGGGTGGGGCGATCTGGATCTTGTCGCCCGGCACGGCCGCGAGCCGCTTGATGTAGTGGGTGACACTTTCGCCCTGCTCCGCCAGTTCGCTCCGGCCACCCTTCGGGGCCTGGGGCTTGGTCGGGATGTCACGGGTGTCGAAGACGAACACTTCGCCGCGGACCGGCTTGCGGAAGTGATAGGAAATCCGATCCACCAGTACCAGATCACCGGCGTCGATGGTGCCCTCGCAGAGCACCGTGCCGGCGGGCATCACGCCGCCGTTGCGGGCGGCTTTGCCCAGGGCGTCGCGCAGGCCGAGGTCGATGACCTGGGACAGCGGGGCGGGCAGGCGTTGGACGGAGCCGTCCGCGAAGTGGATCTCGGAGCGGCTGAAGAAATGGAGAAACTGGATGTCCCGGATGTCCGGCTGGCCGTCATTCTTGAAGGCGAGGCGGCGGTCGCTCTTGTTCACCTCATGGACATAGCTGCGGCCGCGCAGGACGCCGTCGGCGAGGCGGGTGGGGAGTGCTGGCCAGTCCTTCTCCGGGGTCGGGGTGCCGATGATCCCGTTGAGGGTCGGCTGCATGGAGCCGGTGGGGATGCGGAAGGGTTGGAGAACGTAGGTGCGCAGGCCGAGGGCGATGACGATGGCCACGAACATGACCTCGACGTTTTCCTCCCACCAAGTCGGCGGCTGCTGGCCTTTCAGCGAGTTCTCGCAGGTGCCGCGGAGTTGCTTGGAGGCTTCGTCGACCTTGGAAAGGTCCTTGGCCTTGATGGCGTCGAGCAGGTCCTGGCGGCGGGACTCGATCTCGGCGATGCGGTCGGGCTTGAGGAGGTCGCGCTTGTAGTGGACGAATTTCCGCGCGCCTTTGACGAGCAGCATGGCTTCCTTCTTCCACTTCGGCGTGAACATGCGCGGGAGTGTCGTGGGGGTCGGACGATTGCGCAAGTGCGCTTGCCGGGATTCGCCGATACAGATTTTTACAATTTCAGGCGGGAAGTTTGGCCCGGCCCGGATAATTCGTCGGATCGGCAGCCGTAACGGGGGCGCTTTCCAAACCCGCCCACCGGACCGCGAATGCGGCGGAACCGCCCCGCACCCGGGAGTTTGCACCGGCCCGGGTTCATGGTTTGGTAGCGCTTCCCCATCATGTCCGAGCCGAATCCACCCGCCAAACGATCTTCTCCGCTCAAACCGATCCTGTGGCTGTTGGTCCTCGGAGGGCTCGGATACGGCGGCTGGCACTGGTATCAATCCCGGGCCGCAGCTCCTGGCAGCGAGGCCCAAGGAGGCGCGGGTGGCCGGCGCGGGGCCTCGGGACCGGTCACGGTGGCCACGGACACGGTGAAGGAGGCGGATTTCGAGGAATGGACCACGGTTTCCGGCACGGTCACACCGCTGAACGTCGTCACCGTCCGCAGCCGGGTGGATGGCGAGCTGCTGCGGGTGAATTTCAAGGAGGGTGGCACGGTGAAGCAGGGGGACATCCTCGCCGAGATCGACCCGAAGCCCTACCAGGTGCTGCTGGACCAGGCGAAGGGCCAGAAATCGCGGGACGAGGCGCTGGAACAGAACGCCCAGGCTGACCTGAAGCGCTACCAGACGTTGCTGGCCCAGGATTCGATCGCGAAACAGCAGGTCGACACCCAGGAGTCGCTGGTCCGCCAGTACGCGGCCGCCATCGAGTCCGACACCGCCGCGGTGGCCGCCGCGCAACTCCAGCTCGATTATACCAAGGTCGAGGCCCCGCTGACCGGGCGCGTCGGCCTGCGCCAGGTGGA comes from Luteolibacter sp. LG18 and encodes:
- a CDS encoding mechanosensitive ion channel domain-containing protein; protein product: MIRVLAAALLLGSAPLHAQLTNLLPKDAPKQVEATETPQQVRDRWQAWLTEARAQLVRLDDPAAESQLPPGVNTSEYAERRRDVQQTVASLERSLKSVSVLNDSVKEATRAREARAAWHGFKDTPPYSVLMVDELRNQRDVAREKKTTAESSISLLEHLVDEARQLSATNDADVRRAQDAASSNEKDMAAKWRLDSVKIRQRMLVVRIESATAGIEVQRNDLAAAGDDLSLAEIQINAAAPQQAFLKGDLDKIRKAAADRQAALKKEVDGLDKRRRSILADRRKLEPAPGADGKVPPVDELTQLRLDSAQDRADALEFSADLLGSLGQLENQLLDAYDARNTLMTSQDADARAAALKTLGDIVGRVGPWGVYVDNQFNLAGAKLRSQEARAASLAAGDPKLQPINEARDALGEQMAVIQRVKQNVDLASRLIHRWQEDYDAHVQKQSLGERTSSFFRSVWRGVRSTWQFEVFHVDNKGVTLGRLIIALALFGFGYFVASRVTQRLQRVVVARGRVAEAQAGTLRRWLMVLLGFFLVVGTLQVMKIPLTVFAFFGGALAIGLGFGTQTLIKNFISGIIMLFERNIRVGDIVDVSGSVGTVTEINTRSSVIRSGDGLETIVPNSMFLENKITNWTHSNRRLRRSIRLGVAYGASSQKVSEILLDCASRHGRVLKDPEPLALFEDFGENVLVFSLYFWVELAGNTNAAVVSSDLRFMIEKRLNDAGIEIPSPQKDLKFTTDAPLRVEWAPRGEE
- a CDS encoding squalene/phytoene synthase family protein; the protein is MSVVSSEITRKAKSNLAFALGILPKERRDDMVVFYAFCRVVDDLADDQAVAPAKREAALNAWKDGLENGFADPTPFQREVIGLRDARQLPTELLVAIIEGCKMDLRPQRFGTWEDLSKYTWKVACAVGLVSVRLFGCTHPDADRFAVALGHALQLTNILRDVGEDLSNELRIYLPLADLARFQYTERDLVGRVHDGRFLAMMAYQAERTEAFYQEAKAIHATLPAADRAALVPAAIMEDTYRTLLGKMKRDGFRVFDRRYRLSKARKLAIFSKHLITRPTLSGE
- the lepB gene encoding signal peptidase I, with the translated sequence MFTPKWKKEAMLLVKGARKFVHYKRDLLKPDRIAEIESRRQDLLDAIKAKDLSKVDEASKQLRGTCENSLKGQQPPTWWEENVEVMFVAIVIALGLRTYVLQPFRIPTGSMQPTLNGIIGTPTPEKDWPALPTRLADGVLRGRSYVHEVNKSDRRLAFKNDGQPDIRDIQFLHFFSRSEIHFADGSVQRLPAPLSQVIDLGLRDALGKAARNGGVMPAGTVLCEGTIDAGDLVLVDRISYHFRKPVRGEVFVFDTRDIPTKPQAPKGGRSELAEQGESVTHYIKRLAAVPGDKIQIAPPNVLISGQIAHERGFENVYNLPLWNRPGQKGYSLANADHYPNPKLLRETDSMTLAVDAPRGMREYCALGDNSGNSLDSRYWGTVKEFNLVGPALFSLWPVTTKHWGFIR